TAATATTATAATAAAGACTTCCTGTAAGTGTTTTAATAACGAAGCACTTAATATTTTTATTAAAAAGTTTTTTCTCTCCGTTAGAGTCATATGGGAAGTATTTCTTGTTATTATATTTTAATAAATAATATATCAGATGATATAAAGGCTGTTTATGCATCATATTTAATAAAGATGACACCGAATATGAGTATAACTGATAGATATTTTAAATTATATTTTGAAACAGATTTATATCGGAAGTTATTAAAGGATAAAGCTAGAGGTACAGGACAACCTAATGTAAATGTTCCATCATTAAATGCTTTATTATTCCCCCTACCCCCAATAGAAGAACAAAAAGATATAGTATGCATATTAGAATCAGTACTTGATAGGGAAAATAGGGTATCTGAGTTATTAAGTTTAATGGAGTCTATTTCTTTACTTGAAAAAAGTATACTTGATAAGGTTTTTAGAGGTAAGATATAGTTTAATTAAGTAAATTAAGTAAGAAAAGAACATATACTTAACACCTTTTATAGTAATTTTAAATTATATTGTTCAGTTTTTTGGTATATGTTCTTTACAAGATTCATTTTTTTCTCTAAAAAAATAGGAAAAGTATAAATTTTAGCTTTTCCTATCCTATTCTTCTTAATAATTCAATTTCTTTTTTAATATCTTTAATATTATCTTCTTTAAATGTATTTAATATATTAAACCATATTGTATGATATCCATAAGGACCATTTTTTAACTCGTCTTTAGCTTCTTCAATAGTCCAGTTTTGATATATAATCCTATACATTCCCGAAATTAAACCAGTTCTGTCTGAACCGTGATAACAATGTATTAAAACTCCACCATTTTTCTTTTCTTTTTCTATGGTATACAGTACTTTTGCAATTTCATCATTAGATATAGACCATGTAATTAAAGGTATATTAATTAGCTTAAAATCAGATGTTCCAAAATTTTGTTTATCATGGTTTGGGCTAAAATATCTTAGGTTTATTATAGTTTTGATTTCAAGTTTTTTTAATAGATCAGCTTCACTTGATTCTAATTGTTGACTTCTGTATACATTATTATCTATTTGATAAAAATTAAGATCCGTATTTATAGGTTTTGCCCATTCTTTTGAAAAAGAAATTAAACTAAATATAAATAATATAGGAATAAATATTTTTTTCATATCAAACCCCTTTCAATTTTATAGTTATTATATCAAAATATATATAAAAATACAAATATATATATAATAATATAAGTTGCTTAAAATCTTTTTAGGATGTATAATATATTAAAATAATATATGCTATATATGGTAGGAAATATGAATAAAAGAGAAGAATTTAATGTATTAATAAATAAAAAAGATCTTAAAGAAGAAGAATTATGGAATTTTTTTGATACTTTGGAAGAAGCTGATATAAATATGATGCAAGGTAGTTGGATAGGTGGGCAAATATATGCAGGAAATCACCCACTTGCAGACTTATTTGATATAGTTGGATGGAGAGGTAAAGAATTTGTAGATGAAAATAATGTTCATCCATTAGTTTTTAATGGTAGAAGAGGTGATATATTTAAAGTTAATCCAGATATAGTTCCTTATGTTTTTCCCTATAAATTAATACCTAACTTATTTTTAAAATCATTTGTTTTTTTAGCAAAACCTTTAATATCAACTAAAAAGAGTAAGGCAGTAATTAGAATGATAGAAGATAGAGGTGTGATAACCTGTGCTATGATGTATGATAATAAACAAATAATTGATGTTTTTAGAAAAGTTGATAATAATACCGTAATGGGATATATGTATATAAAAAATTTAAATAGTGATACTTTCTTTTTTAGTTTACGTAGAGAAAATGTGGAGGATAATAAATGAAAAGATTATTAAGTTGTAATGCAAGTGATTTTAAAAAAATGAATAAGGATGAATTATTAAATGCTATTAAAGCAAGTGAAGGTAGAGTTGTACTCTCAGAAAATATTGCAAGTGGACCATCTCTTGATCCAAGTGTTACAAATAGTGAGGTTGCACGTGCTTTTGGTGCAGATTTAATATTACTGAATGTTATAGATGTATTTGATGTAAAAATTACAGGGTTACCTCAAAGTAATGAACCTATAAAACTATTAAAAGAATTAGTGGGAAGACCTGTAGGAGTTAATCTTGAACCTGTTGATACAAGTGCTAATATGTTAGAAAGTATGGATAATATTGCAAATGGAAGAAAAAGTAGTATAGAAAGTTTAAAACGTGCAAATGAGTTAGGTTTTGACTTTATATGCCTTACTGGAAATCCTGCAACAGGTGTTACAAATAAGGAAATAATAGAAGCTATAAAACTTGCAAAAATTAATTTTGATGGAATAATTATAGCTGGTAAAATGCATGGTTCTGGTGTAAATGAAAATATATTAGATGAAGATGCTATAAATAAATTTATAGAAGCTGGTGCAGATATTATACTTGTACCTGCTGTAGGAACGGTTCCTGGTATAACTCAAGAGGAACTTACAAAAATTGTAAAAAATATACATTCTAAAGGTAGACTTGTTATGTCTGCAATAGGTACAAGTCAAGAAAGTTCAAGAAAAGAAGTTGTAAGGGAAATAGCTCTTATGAATAAAATGGTAGGAGTTGATATACAACATACAGGTGATGGTAGTCATTTTGGAGTTAGTCCTTATGAAAATATATTTGAAATTTCTATGACTATTAGAGGGGCTAGACATACAATAAATATGATAGCTAGATCAAATTTAAGATAATAGTGTATAAATAAAGAAAAACGGTTTTATGCCGTTTTTTGGTTTTATAAGGAATAAAAAGTTAAAGATGATATTGAACTGTTAATAAATACTTATATTGAAAATTTACTTAGAAAATTAATTGAAGACAAAAAATAGAAAGAAAAGGTATAGGTAAATCAACTTTTTATATAAGAAAATAAGGGAAAGCATACATCATAGGTATTGATGTGTGTTCTTTTTATTTAATCTATCTAATTAAAGGCTTGACTAATTTATAGTTTTCTTGTACAATTTTTAACAGATATAAAAAATATAGTTTACATAATTTAAAATATTATTATTAAATTCTATGTGTTTTTGTGTTATTATTTTTAGTGCAGTGATCTGAAATTTGCATTTTAATGAAAAACTTTGAAAATTGTTTATTGACTTTTTTAGGGTATAATTAATTTGAAGGGAGTGTTATGCTAAATTCAAGAGAGATTGAAATTTTAGAAATATTAATACAAAATCCAGAAATCAATATAGATTATTTATGTGAATATTTTGATATTTCTAAAAGAACAATACAATATAATATAAGTAATATAAATTATTATTTATTTAAAAGAGATTTATCAAAAATTAATATTAAAGATAATAGATTTATAGTTCAAATTAAAGAAATAGAAAGATTTATTGATGATTTAAAAAATTCAAACTATATTTCAAAAGAAGACTATAATGATCTTATATATCTATATTTAATATTCAATGATAATGGACTTAATATATCACAAGTTTCTAAGAGACTTAATATTTCAAGAAATACTTTAAAGTCAGAGCTTAATAATATTAATGAAAAACTAGAATATATACATTCTAAGGGATACTATATTAAAATTGATAATTCAAGTAAGATAGAAATACTAGATAAAATATATAGAAATTCGCATTTAAAAGAATTTTTCTTAGAAATTATAGATGGAGCATTAATATTTAAAATAGAAGAATTTTTAAAGGATATTTCTAAAAAAATAAAATTAAATATTAGTTCAGATGTATATCAAAAATTAATATTTTCAATATATTGTTCTATAAAATATCCTGAGAAATCTTTAAATACATTCATTTTAAATGAAGATAATGAAAAGATAAAGGAAGTATTTGAAAAATATTTTGAAGGAAATGCAGGGTTTAATTTTATAGCAGATATAATAATAGGGCTATCATTAAATCCTAACCTTGAATCATGGCTTGATGAAAGCTTTCTTATAAAAAAAATGATAAAAGAAGTAAGTGATGATATAGGTATAGATTTAACTGAAGATAAAATATTATATGATTTTTTATTAAGCCATATAAAAGTATCAATTTATAGACTTAAGAAAAATATTAAACTTACAAATCCAGTATATGAACAAATGTATATAAATGAAGATGGTATATTAGATAGTATAAGAGGTGCTGTTTCTGAAATGGAAAATATATTTGAGATTAAATTTACAGATATAGAATTATCATTAATAGCATATCACTTTAAAGCATCTATAGATAGAACGGGAACTACTAATAGAAAAAAAGTTATACTTGTTTGTGGATTGGGTTATGGAGCTTCAAGAATATTAGAATACAATTTAAAAGAAAAATTTGATATAGATATATTAGATGTTTTACCATCATATATGATATCTAAAGATATAGTGGATAATAAAAATGTGGACTATATCTTAACTACAGTAGATCTTGAATTTGATTCTATAAAGATTAACCCTATATTACAGATAGAGGACTATAACAAACTAGAGCTTTTAGGAATTAAAAGAAAAAAAGATAAAATAGAGTTATCAGATTTTATAGAAGATTTAAATGAAATTTCTAATTTTAATAAAAATGAGCTTGAAAAACTATTATTAAACAAATATGGTAATGTATTTTTTAAAGGTTTTAAAACAAAATCAACCTTGATTAATTTTTTGACCGAAGATAAAGTAGAGTTTGTAGATAATGTTAAAGATTGGCAAGAAGCCTTTAATATTTTAGGTAAGAATATGTTAAGACATAAATCTATAACACAAGAATATATTGTAGAAATGATAAATATGGTAGAAAAAATAGGACCATATATGGTTATTGATGATGGAATTGCACTTCCACATGCAAAACCAGAACACGGTGTTTTAAAAACAGATGTGTCAATATTAATAATAAAAGATGGGGTTATGATTAAAGATAGAAAAGTATATATTATGTTTTGCTTTTCAACTATAAATGAAAATTCTCATTTAGAATTATTAAGTGATATATATAAATTAATAATGAAGGATAATTTTTTAAAAGAAATATTGGAATTAAAAGATTATAAACAATTAATCAAATATATAGAGAAATCGTTAATTAGGAGATGATCAGATGTTTAGTAGTAAAAATGTAAGAGTGGTTGATAGTGCAAAAGATTGGCAAGAATCTATTGAAATTGCAGCTAAACCTTTAATAGAGTTAGGTAAGATAGAAGAAAGATATATTACAAGTATGATAGAGTCTATAAAAAAACTAGGATTTTATGTAGTCCTTGCTGAAAATTTAGCTATGCCTCATGCTAGACCTGAAGATGGAGTAAATGAAACAGGTGTATCTTTTTTAAAAGTAAATGAAGGAGTTTTTTATGGCGATGATAAAATATATTTAATATTTGTATTAGCGGCTAAAGATTCAAACTCACATTTAGAAACTATAGAAGGACTTGTTGATATATTCCAAGATGAAGATAAAATAAATAAATTAATAGAATCTAAAATACAAGAAGATATATTAAAAATATTAAATTAGGAGGACAAATAAAATGAAAATTTTAGCAGTATGTGGTTCAGGATTAGGATCAAGTTTTATGTTAGAAATGAATGTTAAAAAAGTTTTGAAAAAAATAGGATTTGAGGCTGAAGTAGAACATTCAGATTTAGCTTCAGTTACACCAAATAGTGCAGACTTATTTGTTATGGGAAGAGATATAGCAGAAAGTGCTACAGTACCTAAAGATAAGATAGTTATATTAAATAGTATAATAAGCATGCCAGAACTTGAAGAAAAATTAACAGAAAGATTAAAATAAAAAAATATAAATAAATTTTAGGAGGATATTTTATGATATCATTATTAAATTTAATCGTAGGGATATTAAAAACACCATCAATTCTTGTTGGGTTAATAGCTCTAGTAGGATTAGTATTACAAGGAAAACCATTAACAGATGTAATTAAAGGAACAATTAAAACTATAATGGGATTCTTAATTTTAGGAGCAGGAGCAGATTTAATCGTTGCATCACTTTCTCCTATGGGTCAAATTTTTGAACAAGCATTTCATATTACAGGAGTAGTTCCTAATAATGAAGCAATTATAGCTGTTGCATTAAAAGACTTTGGTACACCAACTGCATTAATTATGGCTTTAGGTATGGTTGCTAATATTTTAATTGCTCGTTTCACTCGTTTAAAATATATATTCTTAACAGGTCACCATACTTTATACATGGCTTGTATGATAGCTGTTATGTTAACTATAGCAGGATTTAGTGGAAGCATGCTTGTAATTGTTGGATCAGTATTATTAGGATTAACAATGGCAGTATTCCCAGCACTTGCTCAGCCATTTATGAAAGGTATTACAGGTGATGATAGTGTTGCATTTGGTCACTTTAGTACTTTAGGATATATCTTATCAGGATATATAGGAAAAGCTGTAGGTAAAGGTTCTAAATCAACTGAAGAAATGGAACTTCCTAAGAACTTATCATTCTTAAGAGATAGTTCAATTTCAATTTCATTAACAATGATGGTAATTTACTTAGTTCTAGCAATAGCTGCAGGAAGTGAATTTGTTTCAACTCTTTCTGATGGACAAAACTATATAGTATTTGTATTAATTAAAGCAATAGCATTTGCTGGAGGAGTATTCGTAGTATTACAAGGTGTTAGATTAATATTAAATGAAATAGTTCCAGCATTTACAGGAATTTCTGAAAAATTAGTTCCTAATGCAAAACCTGAACTTGATTGTCCTATAGTATTCCCTTATGCACCAAATGCTGTATTAATAGGGTTCTTATTCAGCTTCTTAGGAGGTATAGTTGGTTTAGTTCTATTATGGGTATTTAAAGGAATATTTGCATTACCATTAATCTTACCAGGTGTAGTACCTCACTTCTTCTGTGGAGCAACTGCAGGGGTATTTGGTAACTCAACAGGTGGTAGAAAAGGTGCTATGATAGGAGCATTTGCTAATGGATTATTATTAACAGCATTACCAGCAGTATTATTCCCATTACTTGCAACTTTAGGATTTGCAGGATCTACATTCTCAGATGCAGACTTTGCAACTTTAGGTATAATATTAGGAGGAGCTTCTAAAGTATTATCACCAACAGTAATAACTTGTATCATATTTGCAATAGTAATATTACTTGTAGGACATAACTTTATAGCTAAAAAAGAAGATTAAGGATATTAAATATGGAAAATACTAAAAATTTTGCACGTGACATTAGAGTTAGTGTTATTAAAATGTTAAATAATCTTGGATTTGGACATTATGGAGGAAGTTTATCAGTTGTTGAAACGCTTGCTGTTTTATACAACGATGTAATGAAATATGATCCTAAAAATCCATTAGATGAAAATAGAGATTACTTTGTTTTATCAAAAGGACATGCAGGGCCTGCTTTATACAGTGCCCTTGCATTAAAAGGTTTCTTTGATGTAAATGAATTGATGAGTTTAAACGTAAACGGAACTAATTTACCAAGCCATCCAGATAGACTTAAAACAAAAGGTGTAGATGTTACTACAGGATCTTTAGGTCAAGGGATATCTATAGCTTCAGGTATTGCAAAAGGTTTAAAAATACAAAAAAAAGATAATAAAGTATTTTGTATTATAGGTGACGGAGAAGCTCAAGAAGGACAAGTTTGGGAAGCTATGCAATTTATTGCTCATAATAATTTAAATAATATGGTAATATTTATAGATTATAACAAACAACAATTAGATGGATATTTAGAAGATATATTAAAACCATATTCATTTGAAGATAAGGCACGTTCTTTTGGTCTTGATTCATTAACAGTTAAAGGTTATGATGTAGAAGCAATTTATAATGCAATTAAGTCACAAAAAGATAAACCTTTAGTTATAGTACTTGATACTATAAAAGGACAAGGTGTTAAATTTATAGAAGAATTTAAAGGGAATCATCATATTAGACCTAGTGTTGAAGTTAAAAAACAATTAGAAGAAATTGTTGAAAAACTAGAAAGGGGATATGATGTATAAAGTATACAATGGAGAAACTGTAAAAGAAAGTAAAGAACTTAGAAAAGTTGTCTGTGAAAAAATGGATGAGTTTATGAGTAAAGATGAAAAAGTTGTTTTACTTGATGCAGATTTAATGGGATCTTTAGGATCTTTAAGTTTAAAAGATAAATTTAATGATAGAGTGATAAATGTAGGTATAATGGAAGCTCAAGAAATATCATCAGCAGCTGGACTTAGACTTACAGGACTTAAACCTTTTGTTCATACATTTACTGCATTTGCAAGTAGAAGATGTTTAGATCAAATATTTATATCTTCACTTTACCAAAAAAATCCAATGACAGTTATAGCTTCTGATGCAGGAATTCAAGCTGTTCATAATGGTGGAACTCATATGTCTTTTGAAGATATGGGACTAATAAGAGGTCTTGCAAATTCTGTAGTTATAGAACCAACAGATTCTAACGTATTAAGTAGTGTGTTAGAAGAAGTATATAGAAATGATGATAAATTCTATTGGATTCGTTTAACTAGAAAGAATGTGTTTAAGGTATATGAAGAAGGTTCTAAATTTGAAATAGGTAAAGGGAACCTTTTAAAAGAAGGGAAAGATGTTACTATAATTGCTATAGGTATGATGGTAAAAGAAGCACAAAATGCAGCAAGTATGCTTGAAAAAGAAGGTATTTCTGTAACAGTAATTGATATGTTTACATTAAAACCTATAGATAAAGATATGATAATTAAATATTGTAAAGACACAAAACTTGTAGTAACTGCTGAAAATCATAGTATAACTAATGGTCTTGGATCTGCAGTAGCTGAAGTTTTATCTGAAAATTGTCCTAAAAAACTAGTTAGAGTTGGAGTTAAAGAAAGATTCGGACAAGTAGGGACATTAGAATTTTTACAAGAAGAATATGAATTAAGAGCTGAAGATATATATAAGGCTGTTAAAAATAACTTATAACAAGTAAAAAGGGATTAACTCCCTTTTTCTTTTGCTATATAATCTTATTTATTGTATAAACTTAGTGTTTGTAAATTACATATGGTATAATAAAATAAAAATAGAGAATTTATATGTGAAACTTTATGATACACCTTTTTACCCTTTATTTTTAAACAAAAACAATGTATAATATGCTTGATTAAATGATTTTAGGAGAAACTAATTATGAATTTGGTGCAATTTAATAATGTGTATAAGCAATTTAATACAGAATATATATTAAAGGATATAAGTTTTAGTATAAATAATAATGATAAAATAGGACTTGTAGGGTTAAATGGGGTTGGTAAATCAAGCCTTATAAAAATACTTTTAGGTATGGAAAATCATGATGGAAGTAATAATAATATAAATGAAAAAGGAAATGTTTTTGTTAATCCTAATATTAAAATAGGGTATTTATCTCAACATCATAGTTTCTCATCAGAAAAAAATACTGTTTATGAAGAATTAATGTCTGTATTTGAAAAACAAAAGGAAATACAAGAAAAAATACATAAAATAAATATAGAGTTATCGTTATCTGATAATGAAGAACTAACAAACAAACTATTATCTGATTATGATAAATTAAATATAGAATATGATTTATTAGGTGGATATGATGTAGAATATAGAGTAAAACAAGTAATACAAGGATTAGAATTAAATGATTTTGTTGACTCATTAATTTTATCTTTATCTGGAGGAGAAAAGACAAGAGTTACACTTGCCAAACTATTACTTGAAGAACCAGATTTATTAATACTTGATGAGCCAACTAACCATTTAGATATAGTATCTATAGAATGGTTAGAGCAATATTTAAAAAAATATAATAAAGCATTTTTACTTGTATCACATGATAGAATATTTTTAGATGAAGTATGTAATAGAATATTTGAAATAGAAAGATCTAATCTATATCAATATGATGGTAATTTTTCTGACTTTGTTATTCAAAAAGAAATGATATTAAAAGGTGAAATAAAACGTTTTGAAAAAGAAAGTGAAAAAATCAAAAAAATAGAAGAATATGTTACAAGGTATAAGGCTGGAATAAAATCTAAACAAGCAAGAGGTAGACAAAAGATATTAGATAGGATGGAAAAATCAGATAATCCTGTATTTAATCCAAATAGAATGAAATTGAAATTTGAATTAAAGAATACATCAGCAGATAGAGTTTTAAGTGTAAATAATATATCAAAAAGTTTTGATGATAAAAAAGTCTTAAATAATATATCTTTTGATATGTATAAAGGGGATAAAGTAGGTATAATAGGTAAAAATGGTATAGGTAAATCTACTTTGCTTAAAATTTTAATGAATAAAATAAAAGCAGATAATGGAGATTTTAAAATAGGAGAAAGAGTTAAGATTTCATATTATGA
The sequence above is drawn from the Pseudostreptobacillus hongkongensis genome and encodes:
- a CDS encoding restriction endonuclease subunit S gives rise to the protein MGSISCYYILINNISDDIKAVYASYLIKMTPNMSITDRYFKLYFETDLYRKLLKDKARGTGQPNVNVPSLNALLFPLPPIEEQKDIVCILESVLDRENRVSELLSLMESISLLEKSILDKVFRGKI
- a CDS encoding dual specificity protein phosphatase family protein, with amino-acid sequence MKKIFIPILFIFSLISFSKEWAKPINTDLNFYQIDNNVYRSQQLESSEADLLKKLEIKTIINLRYFSPNHDKQNFGTSDFKLINIPLITWSISNDEIAKVLYTIEKEKKNGGVLIHCYHGSDRTGLISGMYRIIYQNWTIEEAKDELKNGPYGYHTIWFNILNTFKEDNIKDIKKEIELLRRIG
- a CDS encoding DUF4334 domain-containing protein — its product is MNKREEFNVLINKKDLKEEELWNFFDTLEEADINMMQGSWIGGQIYAGNHPLADLFDIVGWRGKEFVDENNVHPLVFNGRRGDIFKVNPDIVPYVFPYKLIPNLFLKSFVFLAKPLISTKKSKAVIRMIEDRGVITCAMMYDNKQIIDVFRKVDNNTVMGYMYIKNLNSDTFFFSLRRENVEDNK
- a CDS encoding DUF7916 family protein, encoding MKRLLSCNASDFKKMNKDELLNAIKASEGRVVLSENIASGPSLDPSVTNSEVARAFGADLILLNVIDVFDVKITGLPQSNEPIKLLKELVGRPVGVNLEPVDTSANMLESMDNIANGRKSSIESLKRANELGFDFICLTGNPATGVTNKEIIEAIKLAKINFDGIIIAGKMHGSGVNENILDEDAINKFIEAGADIILVPAVGTVPGITQEELTKIVKNIHSKGRLVMSAIGTSQESSRKEVVREIALMNKMVGVDIQHTGDGSHFGVSPYENIFEISMTIRGARHTINMIARSNLR
- a CDS encoding BglG family transcription antiterminator; translated protein: MLNSREIEILEILIQNPEINIDYLCEYFDISKRTIQYNISNINYYLFKRDLSKINIKDNRFIVQIKEIERFIDDLKNSNYISKEDYNDLIYLYLIFNDNGLNISQVSKRLNISRNTLKSELNNINEKLEYIHSKGYYIKIDNSSKIEILDKIYRNSHLKEFFLEIIDGALIFKIEEFLKDISKKIKLNISSDVYQKLIFSIYCSIKYPEKSLNTFILNEDNEKIKEVFEKYFEGNAGFNFIADIIIGLSLNPNLESWLDESFLIKKMIKEVSDDIGIDLTEDKILYDFLLSHIKVSIYRLKKNIKLTNPVYEQMYINEDGILDSIRGAVSEMENIFEIKFTDIELSLIAYHFKASIDRTGTTNRKKVILVCGLGYGASRILEYNLKEKFDIDILDVLPSYMISKDIVDNKNVDYILTTVDLEFDSIKINPILQIEDYNKLELLGIKRKKDKIELSDFIEDLNEISNFNKNELEKLLLNKYGNVFFKGFKTKSTLINFLTEDKVEFVDNVKDWQEAFNILGKNMLRHKSITQEYIVEMINMVEKIGPYMVIDDGIALPHAKPEHGVLKTDVSILIIKDGVMIKDRKVYIMFCFSTINENSHLELLSDIYKLIMKDNFLKEILELKDYKQLIKYIEKSLIRR
- a CDS encoding PTS sugar transporter subunit IIA, which produces MFSSKNVRVVDSAKDWQESIEIAAKPLIELGKIEERYITSMIESIKKLGFYVVLAENLAMPHARPEDGVNETGVSFLKVNEGVFYGDDKIYLIFVLAAKDSNSHLETIEGLVDIFQDEDKINKLIESKIQEDILKILN
- a CDS encoding PTS sugar transporter subunit IIB, which translates into the protein MKILAVCGSGLGSSFMLEMNVKKVLKKIGFEAEVEHSDLASVTPNSADLFVMGRDIAESATVPKDKIVILNSIISMPELEEKLTERLK
- a CDS encoding PTS ascorbate transporter subunit IIC, which translates into the protein MISLLNLIVGILKTPSILVGLIALVGLVLQGKPLTDVIKGTIKTIMGFLILGAGADLIVASLSPMGQIFEQAFHITGVVPNNEAIIAVALKDFGTPTALIMALGMVANILIARFTRLKYIFLTGHHTLYMACMIAVMLTIAGFSGSMLVIVGSVLLGLTMAVFPALAQPFMKGITGDDSVAFGHFSTLGYILSGYIGKAVGKGSKSTEEMELPKNLSFLRDSSISISLTMMVIYLVLAIAAGSEFVSTLSDGQNYIVFVLIKAIAFAGGVFVVLQGVRLILNEIVPAFTGISEKLVPNAKPELDCPIVFPYAPNAVLIGFLFSFLGGIVGLVLLWVFKGIFALPLILPGVVPHFFCGATAGVFGNSTGGRKGAMIGAFANGLLLTALPAVLFPLLATLGFAGSTFSDADFATLGIILGGASKVLSPTVITCIIFAIVILLVGHNFIAKKED
- a CDS encoding transketolase: MENTKNFARDIRVSVIKMLNNLGFGHYGGSLSVVETLAVLYNDVMKYDPKNPLDENRDYFVLSKGHAGPALYSALALKGFFDVNELMSLNVNGTNLPSHPDRLKTKGVDVTTGSLGQGISIASGIAKGLKIQKKDNKVFCIIGDGEAQEGQVWEAMQFIAHNNLNNMVIFIDYNKQQLDGYLEDILKPYSFEDKARSFGLDSLTVKGYDVEAIYNAIKSQKDKPLVIVLDTIKGQGVKFIEEFKGNHHIRPSVEVKKQLEEIVEKLERGYDV
- a CDS encoding transketolase family protein, with product MYKVYNGETVKESKELRKVVCEKMDEFMSKDEKVVLLDADLMGSLGSLSLKDKFNDRVINVGIMEAQEISSAAGLRLTGLKPFVHTFTAFASRRCLDQIFISSLYQKNPMTVIASDAGIQAVHNGGTHMSFEDMGLIRGLANSVVIEPTDSNVLSSVLEEVYRNDDKFYWIRLTRKNVFKVYEEGSKFEIGKGNLLKEGKDVTIIAIGMMVKEAQNAASMLEKEGISVTVIDMFTLKPIDKDMIIKYCKDTKLVVTAENHSITNGLGSAVAEVLSENCPKKLVRVGVKERFGQVGTLEFLQEEYELRAEDIYKAVKNNL
- a CDS encoding ABC-F family ATP-binding cassette domain-containing protein, which produces MNLVQFNNVYKQFNTEYILKDISFSINNNDKIGLVGLNGVGKSSLIKILLGMENHDGSNNNINEKGNVFVNPNIKIGYLSQHHSFSSEKNTVYEELMSVFEKQKEIQEKIHKINIELSLSDNEELTNKLLSDYDKLNIEYDLLGGYDVEYRVKQVIQGLELNDFVDSLILSLSGGEKTRVTLAKLLLEEPDLLILDEPTNHLDIVSIEWLEQYLKKYNKAFLLVSHDRIFLDEVCNRIFEIERSNLYQYDGNFSDFVIQKEMILKGEIKRFEKESEKIKKIEEYVTRYKAGIKSKQARGRQKILDRMEKSDNPVFNPNRMKLKFELKNTSADRVLSVNNISKSFDDKKVLNNISFDMYKGDKVGIIGKNGIGKSTLLKILMNKIKADNGDFKIGERVKISYYDQDHQNLYMDNNIIQEINTSLSYTEEYLRSKLASFLFVGDDILKPISKLSGGEKVRVSLLKMTEENANLLILDEPTNHLDVYSIEVLEDALINYEGSILLISHNRHFIDSVCNTIYYLSEDGLQEFKGNYAEYKENLLNKKEVVVKDNTISDYTKRKEQQKLENKRKKDIERIEKELENISNLLSDLEKQMDKAGYDRDVNAMMDIQKNMDDLKIKEEELLIKWTEISE